The following proteins come from a genomic window of Daphnia carinata strain CSIRO-1 chromosome 6, CSIRO_AGI_Dcar_HiC_V3, whole genome shotgun sequence:
- the LOC130702446 gene encoding RNA binding protein fox-1 homolog 2-like isoform X3, whose protein sequence is MVQAGLAPPYAQYGQGGGDAAALAQAAAQAAAQAAAQAAGVAVPTSGPNTVGVGGGPNGGGLKLEKDGDANGAGSMAMTMASTSSSNTSTSTSCVLSSGSVGVPSLGSQAAVAAALDSLSGGSALGLGGIDQSSLAAELNAAFGLNLSHQLGASQQQQQQQQQQQQQQDAMAGNDVGGDPSGCVAAAAAAAQAVAAATNTGCSVSSSNTTPTSGMITTIDLSSASSSVGLVGPGGSVVVQTSGAGSVAGGSSSPKEMPKRLHVSNIPFRFRDPDLRAMFGQFGPILDVEIIFNERGSKGFGFVTFASSADADRAREKLHGTVVEGRKIEVNNATARVQTKKPATLPTDEQEFKSSQFHLGLEAAAALRGVALQRGRVRAAAAASAYPAAAAAAAAAALARPQLTAASLQGAYYDNLMAQVQAQAQAQATDAYRLQQQLAAAAAAAAATQRPPTLSPLASVLSRNSQSTTSQQIQAGYLSQAAAAANYTAAANAAARAYGAAAAAQPSTMAAYAAVPASYGADPYLGHSIGPMPTYGISNTAELQSVNKLAAMYRSSYNRFTPY, encoded by the exons ATGGTGCAGGCCGGACTGGCTCCGCCCTATGCCCAGTACGGACAGGGCGGAGGTGATGCAGCCGCTTTGGCCCAAGCGGCTGCCCAAGCGGCCGCTCAGGCAGCGGCGCAAGCAGCCGGTGTTGCCGTCCCGACCAGCGGACCCAACACGGTCGGCGTCGGAGGTGGACCCAATGGCGGCGGCCTCAAATTGGAGAAGGACGGCGACGCCAACGGTGCCGGATCTATGGCCATGACCATGGCCTCGACCAGCTCCTCCAACACTTCGACGTCCACCAGCTGCGTCCTATCGTCGGGCTCGGTGGGAGTGCCGTCGCTCGGCTCCCAGGCCGCCGTCGCCGCTGCCCTCGACAGCCTGTCCGGTGGCTCGGCCCTCGGTCTAGGAGGCATCGATCAATCTTCGCTCGCC GCGGAATTGAATGCGGCGTTTGGATTGAACTTGTCTCATCAGCTGGGAGCTagtcaacaacagcagcagcagcaacaacaacaacagcaacaacaagacgcGATGGCAGGTAATGATGTCGGTGGCGATCCTAGCGGTTGCGTGGCAGCCGCAGCGGCTGCGGCCCAAGCTGTGGCCGCCGCCACCAACACGGGCTGCTCGGTGTCATCGAGCAACACGACACCCACATCGGGAATGATCACCACCATCGATCTGTCGTCGGCCTCATCGTCAGTCGGCCTAGTAGGGCCCGGAGGCTCCGTCGTTGTTCAGACCAGCGGTGCCGGAAGCGTCGCCGGCGGATCATCGTCGCCCAAGGAGATGCCCAAACGGCTCCATGTCTCCAACATCCCGTTCCGCTTCAGGGATCCGGATCTCAGAGCCATGTTCGGG CAATTTGGGCCCATTTTGGACGTGGAAATCATCTTTAACGAGCGCGGATCCAAG GGGTTCGGTTTTGTAACGTTCGCAAGTAGTGCTGATGCGGACCGCGCACGAGAGAAGCTTCATGGCACCGTGGTTGAGGGACGCAAAATTGAG GTCAATAATGCCACCGCTCGAGTACAAACTAAAAAGCCCGCCACTCTTCCCACCG ATGAGCAAGAATTCAAGTCATCCCAATTCCATTTAGGATTGGAAGCCGCCGCCGCTTTGCGAGGCGTCGCTCTACAGCGCGGAAGAGTGCGGGCAGCTGCGGCCGCATCCGCTTACCCGGCCGCTGCCGCAGCTGCAGCCGCAGCAGCTCTGGCTCGACCTCAACTCACTGCCGCTTCTCTCCA GGGTGCGTACTACGATAACCTGATGGCGCAGGTTCAAGCGCAAGCGCAAGCCCAGGCCACCGACGCCTACAGACTTCAG CAGCAActggcagcagcagccgccgcGGCCGCCGCTACTCAGCGACCGCCCACTCTCTCGCCGCTTGCATCCGTACTGTCACGCAACTCCCAGTCCACA ACGTCGCAACAAATTCAGGCGGGTTATCTGAGCCAGGCGGCAGCTGCGGCCAATTACACGGCAGCGGCCAATGCGGCGGCACGAGCTTACGGCGCAGCAGCAGCCGCCCAACCTTCCACCATGGCCGCCTACGCTGCCGTCCCCGCTAg ttaCGGAGCTGATCCTTATTTGGGGCACAGCATCGGTCCGATGCCCACGTACGGAATTAGTAACACTGCCGAGTTGCAATCCGTCAATAAATTG gCCGCCATGTACCGAAGTAGTTACAATAGATTCACACCGTATTAA
- the LOC130702446 gene encoding RNA binding protein fox-1 homolog 2-like isoform X2, whose product MSPSSSAATAMMSTTTTLTMFETCCTMDRWQQIGYFTYKAKLRQDINDDWIDINHDIWHMVQAGLAPPYAQYGQGGGDAAALAQAAAQAAAQAAAQAAGVAVPTSGPNTVGVGGGPNGGGLKLEKDGDANGAGSMAMTMASTSSSNTSTSTSCVLSSGSVGVPSLGSQAAVAAALDSLSGGSALGLGGIDQSSLAAELNAAFGLNLSHQLGASQQQQQQQQQQQQQQDAMAGNDVGGDPSGCVAAAAAAAQAVAAATNTGCSVSSSNTTPTSGMITTIDLSSASSSVGLVGPGGSVVVQTSGAGSVAGGSSSPKEMPKRLHVSNIPFRFRDPDLRAMFGQFGPILDVEIIFNERGSKGFGFVTFASSADADRAREKLHGTVVEGRKIEVNNATARVQTKKPATLPTDEQEFKSSQFHLGLEAAAALRGVALQRGRVRAAAAASAYPAAAAAAAAAALARPQLTAASLQGAYYDNLMAQVQAQAQAQATDAYRLQQQLAAAAAAAAATQRPPTLSPLASVLSRNSQSTTSQQIQAGYLSQAAAAANYTAAANAAARAYGAAAAAQPSTMAAYAAVPASYGADPYLGHSIGPMPTYGISNTAELQSVNKLAAMYRSSYNRFTPY is encoded by the exons CACATGGTGCAGGCCGGACTGGCTCCGCCCTATGCCCAGTACGGACAGGGCGGAGGTGATGCAGCCGCTTTGGCCCAAGCGGCTGCCCAAGCGGCCGCTCAGGCAGCGGCGCAAGCAGCCGGTGTTGCCGTCCCGACCAGCGGACCCAACACGGTCGGCGTCGGAGGTGGACCCAATGGCGGCGGCCTCAAATTGGAGAAGGACGGCGACGCCAACGGTGCCGGATCTATGGCCATGACCATGGCCTCGACCAGCTCCTCCAACACTTCGACGTCCACCAGCTGCGTCCTATCGTCGGGCTCGGTGGGAGTGCCGTCGCTCGGCTCCCAGGCCGCCGTCGCCGCTGCCCTCGACAGCCTGTCCGGTGGCTCGGCCCTCGGTCTAGGAGGCATCGATCAATCTTCGCTCGCC GCGGAATTGAATGCGGCGTTTGGATTGAACTTGTCTCATCAGCTGGGAGCTagtcaacaacagcagcagcagcaacaacaacaacagcaacaacaagacgcGATGGCAGGTAATGATGTCGGTGGCGATCCTAGCGGTTGCGTGGCAGCCGCAGCGGCTGCGGCCCAAGCTGTGGCCGCCGCCACCAACACGGGCTGCTCGGTGTCATCGAGCAACACGACACCCACATCGGGAATGATCACCACCATCGATCTGTCGTCGGCCTCATCGTCAGTCGGCCTAGTAGGGCCCGGAGGCTCCGTCGTTGTTCAGACCAGCGGTGCCGGAAGCGTCGCCGGCGGATCATCGTCGCCCAAGGAGATGCCCAAACGGCTCCATGTCTCCAACATCCCGTTCCGCTTCAGGGATCCGGATCTCAGAGCCATGTTCGGG CAATTTGGGCCCATTTTGGACGTGGAAATCATCTTTAACGAGCGCGGATCCAAG GGGTTCGGTTTTGTAACGTTCGCAAGTAGTGCTGATGCGGACCGCGCACGAGAGAAGCTTCATGGCACCGTGGTTGAGGGACGCAAAATTGAG GTCAATAATGCCACCGCTCGAGTACAAACTAAAAAGCCCGCCACTCTTCCCACCG ATGAGCAAGAATTCAAGTCATCCCAATTCCATTTAGGATTGGAAGCCGCCGCCGCTTTGCGAGGCGTCGCTCTACAGCGCGGAAGAGTGCGGGCAGCTGCGGCCGCATCCGCTTACCCGGCCGCTGCCGCAGCTGCAGCCGCAGCAGCTCTGGCTCGACCTCAACTCACTGCCGCTTCTCTCCA GGGTGCGTACTACGATAACCTGATGGCGCAGGTTCAAGCGCAAGCGCAAGCCCAGGCCACCGACGCCTACAGACTTCAG CAGCAActggcagcagcagccgccgcGGCCGCCGCTACTCAGCGACCGCCCACTCTCTCGCCGCTTGCATCCGTACTGTCACGCAACTCCCAGTCCACA ACGTCGCAACAAATTCAGGCGGGTTATCTGAGCCAGGCGGCAGCTGCGGCCAATTACACGGCAGCGGCCAATGCGGCGGCACGAGCTTACGGCGCAGCAGCAGCCGCCCAACCTTCCACCATGGCCGCCTACGCTGCCGTCCCCGCTAg ttaCGGAGCTGATCCTTATTTGGGGCACAGCATCGGTCCGATGCCCACGTACGGAATTAGTAACACTGCCGAGTTGCAATCCGTCAATAAATTG gCCGCCATGTACCGAAGTAGTTACAATAGATTCACACCGTATTAA